Sequence from the Corallococcus sp. EGB genome:
GCTCCAGGACGCGGCCATCCAGCAGGCTGCGGATCTTCGTGCGGGTGAAGGAGGAGCCCTTGCCAGGCTTGACGTGCTGGAAGTACTCGATGACGTACGGCTTGTCCTCCCACAAGATCTTCAAACCATTGCGGAATTCGGACGTATCGACAAACCCGGCCATGGGACCGACTCCTCAGACAAACGTTGAGACGAAAGTCCGGGGTGTCTAGCCCATGCCCTGGTTCCTGCAAAGAGGAAAGCGGAGGCACGCTGCGTCGCCGGGCAGGCTCGACAAGCCCCTGCCCGGGCGGACGTGCATGGCTACAACTCCGCCTTCACCTTCGGCGCGGTGACGCGCAGGACATAGCGCCCCTTGCCGAAATTCCCCTCCGCCCGCAGGGCGAGCACCAGGAAGTATTCCGGCGTCAACAGGCGCATGACGGTGAGGACCTTCTCGCTGTTGACGGACACCTCGGAGACGGTGCCCGTCTTCAGCGACTCGGCCGCGTTCTTCAACTGCGTGAGCAGGTTGGCGTACTCCACCCAGGTGCCGGAGACGTCCAGCTCCGTGGCCTCGTCCTTCTGGAACGTCTCCACGGAGATGCCGTCGAAGCCCATCACGCTGCACGCGAGGGCTCCGTCCACCTGGTTCACCACCGCTTCAAGGTGCGTGCGAAAAGACATGGTCCTCCCAGCGCGAAGTGACGGGTGCCGGACTCACTGGCACTTGGGATAGGCGCCTTCCTGCCCGCCGCGCTGGCCACACGGCGCCAGGGCATCGGGAACTTCGCCGGCTGCGCAGGCCGGGATGGTCACGCCCGATTTGTACGCGGTGAACGAGTAGACGACCTCGTTCGTCTCGAACTTCTTGTTGCTCGCGCTGAACTCGCCAGCGAACTGGACGTTGATGCTCACCTCGACGCTCTGACCGAGCGCCACACTGTCCGCGAGCTTCTGGCTGGCCTCCGCCGTCAGCAGGTTGGCCACGAGGATGTTGCCCTCGCTGGAGGGAGACAGGCCCGCGGTGTAGTTCACCGTCCCGGAGGGGAGGTTGATGTTCGGAGACGTCGCGTAGGACAGCCGCAGCGTCTTGACGAACGCGGTGCCGGCTCCTCCCGTGCCATCCCCCGGCTCCAGGGGGGTTTCGCCGATATCGACGGCCGTCTGGGCGTACGTGTTGTTCACCAGGAAGGCCAGCACGTAGGACCGGCCTACCGAGACGTCGAGCGAGCCGCGCGCGATGCCCGGAGCATCGGACTCGACCGTGCAGGTCGCGCTGGGCAGCTTGATGCTGGTGATCTGGACGACGGGCGAACTCTCGGTGCACGAGCAGAGCCCGAGCGCCAGGGCCGCCGCGATGATGATAGGCTTCATTGGAATGGTCTCTCCCAATCAGGGCGTGGCGCCGCTCAGAGGCTCTGCGCGATGGTCTGCCGGTTGAGGATGCGGGGCGTGATGAAGATGAGCAACTCCTGCCGCTCATCCGTCTCGGAGCTGCTCCTGAAGAAGAAGCCGAGCACGGGAATCTTCGACAGGAAGGGCACCGAGTCACGAGACGTGCTACCGCGGCGCACGTAGATGCCGCCGATGACCGTCGTGTCGCCATCCTTCACCAGCACCTGGGTGTTGGCCTCCTTGCGCTGGATGGACGGCTGGCCGTTGGCGCCCGTGTTGGACGGGTCCGGCTGGTTGTTCTGCGCCGCGATGGACATGAGGATGCTGCCGTCCTGGGTGATGTGCGGCGTGACTTCCAGCGACAGGCGCGCTTCCACGAAGGTCGTGTTCACACCGCCGGCCGACGTCTGGCTGAACGGGATGGAGAGACCCTGGCTGATGCGGGCCGTGTTGTTGTCCAGCGTGGTCACCTTGGGCGACGAGATGGTCTTCACCGTGCCCTCCGTCTCCGCCGCAGACAGGCGCAGGTTCAGCTGCACGGCGCCGCCCGCGGAGCCGAAGGCAAAGCCCATGGCGCCACCGAGGCCCTCACCCACCGCCGCCGGCAGGTTCACCGCGAAGTTGGGCTGGGTGGGAACGCCCGGCGCGGTACCGCCGGCGCCGCCCGTCACGCCGATGGCGCTGGGGAAGATGAGGCCCGTGGGATTGCCGGTCGCCGTGGAGAAGCGCGTCTGACCGCCCCACTGCACGCCCAGGGCGCGGCTGAAGGTGGTGCTCGCCTCCACGATGCGGCTCTCGATGAGGACCTGCGGCGTCTGCGTGTCCAGGCTGCGCACCAGGGCGCGCGCCTTCTCCGTGTTGGAGCGGATGTCCTTGATGATGAGCACGTTGGTGCGCGTGTCCACCGTCACCGAGCCGCGGTCGCTGAGCACGTCCTTCACGCGCGCCGACATGTCACCGGCCACCGCGTAGTTCACCGGCACCAGGCTGACCAGCAGGTCCTCCTGCTGCTGCAGCGACTTCTTGCGCTCCTGGCGCAGCCGCGCCTCCTCTTCCAGGGTCTTCAGCGGCGCGATGCGGATGATGTTGCCCACCTGCTCCTGGCCCAGCTGCTTGGTGCGCAGGATGAGGTCCAGCGCCTGGTCCCAGGGCACGTTGCGCAGGCGGATGGTCACGCGGCCCGACACGTCGTCGGCCACCACGATGTTACGCTTGGAGATCTCCGCGATGACGCGCAGCAGGTTCTGGATGTCGATGTCCTTGAACTCGAAGGACACGCGCTTGCCGCGGTAGCGCGCCTGCTGGGGCGCGCCCTCCGCCGCGTAAGCCGGGGCCTCCGCCGTGAAGCCGGCGGTGCGCTGGGTGACGGCCACCTCCTCCGTCTTCACGCCCTGCACGTCCAGCCGCCAGCTCAGGCTGTTGGCGCCCTGGGTGACGTTCTCCTCGATGGCGCCGTCCGCGGCGACCACCAGGCGCACCTTGCGGCCCTCACCCGGCACGCTGAAGGCGCTGATCATCTTCACCGGCGTGTCCAGCGCGCTGGTGTCCAGGCTGCGCTCCAGCTTCTTGGGCAGGCGCGCGTTCTCCAGCGTCAGCACCGCGCTGCGCGGATCCGGCCGGTCCACCTTCCACGCCGTCGCGCCGGACAGCTTCAGCTGCACGCGGCCGCCCGAGGGGCTCTCGTCGAAGGACAGGTCCTTGACCTCCACCACCGCCGGCTGCGGCGCGGCCTGCGCCACGGCGGGCTGCGGCTTCGCCGCGTCCTGGGCCAGCACGGGCTGCGGGCGCAGGGGCTCGGTCTCCGCCACCGCGTCGCGGGGCTGCGCGGGCTTGGGCTTGCGCGCCACCGCGCCACCCAGCACCACCTCCAGGCCGCGCTCGGCGCGGTCCACGCGGTAGGCGGGCATGTCACCCTTGGCCACGAGGACCAGGCGAACCTTGTCCTCGTGCGCGCCCACGCGCACGTCCTTGAGCAGGTTGCCCTTCACCTTGGGCGCCTTCGCGCTCAGGCCCACGCCGTACACGTCCACGGCCAGGCGCGGAGGATCCACCAACTCCAGGACCTCGTAGCGGGAGATCTCGCCGTCGGTGGCGACGCGCAGCGCGTCCCCATCCAGGGAGAGCCGGGTGATGCGCTGGGCCGGGTGGGCCACCTCGCGCTCATCCGCTTCCGTGGCGACCACATTCTCACGGCCCGGGGCCTGGGACGCGGCCGCCTTGGAGGACGTCCCCGCCTCCGGCACCAGCGCGACCATGGCCTCCACCGGCGCGGACGTATCCTTCACCGGCGCGGCGGCGACCGCCTGCGCGGCGGCGGGCTTCGGCGCGGCGTCCGCGGACTTCGCCTCCACCGGAGCCTGCGGAGCCTGGGCGGTCGCGGCGGCGGGGGCCACCGGCGAGCCGTCCACGGAGATGACCACGCGGTTGCCCTCGGCGCGGACGTCGTACTGGGAGGCCTGGTCGAGCGCCACCAGCACGCGGCCCACGCTGGCGCGCGCGTCGGAGAACTGGGCGGCGACCACGCCGGACACCGGACCGGTGCCGTCGTGGTGCCCCTTGATGCCGGTGGCGTCCGCGGACGACAGGTCCACCACCAGCCGCTCCGGCCCGCTGAGCCGGAAGACGGTGAAGGTGGGCGGCCGGTTCCCGGTCACCACGACCTGGGCACCGGCTCCTGTCCGGGTCACCTGCAGGTCCTTCAGCGTATTGAGATCCGCGCCGTACACCTTGGCGCTTGCCAGGACGACCGCCCATGCGGTCGCCATGATCCACTTGCCCCTCGTCACAGCGCTCTGCTCGAGCATGCGTCCCCTCAACAAGTTGGAAGCGGGCCACGTCTGCCCGCCGGCGCGCCGTGGGGCGCTACTCCCAGTTCTTGCCCGTCATCAGGTTGTAGGCGGGGTCCTTCGCTCCATCCGCCTTGAGCTGCAGGCTCACCGGATTGCTGATGAGCTCGCCCTTGGCCCCCGTGAAGACCTCGGTGACGGTGACCGAGTCTCTGAGAATCTGTGTGACCTTGCCGCCCTGGCGCCCCACGCGGGTGTTGCGCCGGACGATGTGGCCGCGGCCCAGGGGGTCCTCGACCATGGCCAGCGGGCTGGCGTCCCCGGTGACGACCGCCACCAGCTTGAGCTGGTCGAGGTCGAACACGCACAGGGGTTCGTTGCAGGAGCGCTCCGGTGCGTCACGCGCCACCGGTCCCAGCTCCTCCAGCGGACTGCGGAACGGATCCCGCTTGCCCACCGGGCTGTAGGTGTAGACGAACGTTGGCGCCGCCGACGCCTCGGTCTTCTCCTCCACCGGGGCCGGCGCGGGGGCGGCGGCCTTGGGAGGAGCAGGTGGCGGAGCTGCTGGCTTGTCCTCACACGCGGACAGGGTCAGCACCATCACCGCAGCGGTCATCGTGGACTTGAACGTCTTCATCCGCGTCATCCCTTGTCGCCCCAGTTGCCGGGCGGATCAAGTTTCTAGTTTTTCTTCGTCTCGATGAACCGGAACGTCGTCGCCAGGAAGCTGCTCTGGAGGACCACCTTCTCGTTCTTCAGTGTCGCGTTATCGAGCTTGATGTTGTTGACGTTCACGATGCGGCGCATGTTCGCCATCTCCTGCAGGAACATGGCGATCTCGTGGTAGTTGCCGCTCACCGTCATCTTGATGGGGATGCGCGCGAAGAACTCGTTGCCACTGACGTACTCCTTGTCAGGCTCCACGCGGGAGATCTCCAGGCCGGACTTCTTCCCGATGTCGTTGATCTGCGCGAGCAGCTCCTCCATGTCGCGCCGCTCGGGCAGCTCCGTGAGGGCCTCCGCCAGCTTCTGCTCGAGCACGTCCATCTCACGGCGGCGCTCGTTGAGGTTCTGGGCGATCTCGCTCTTCTCCGCGAGCTCCAGGTCCAGCTTCCGGCGCTCCGCGGTCCTGCGCACGATGTCCTCTTCCGTGGGCTGGATGAAGGAGAAGAAGTTGGCCACGGTCAAGAGGACGACGAGGGCCGCGAGCCCGCCGAACTTCGCTGCGGGGGGGGCCTTCGCGAGTTGATCCAGGTATTTTTCCATGACAGGGGTCCTTCGCCGCCAATCAGATGGCGTAGTTGGCGGTGAGGGTGAGCTTGAAGTCAACGAACGACGGGGCGCCGGCCTGGACGGGCTTGGACTGCACGGCGTTGGTCAGTTCGATGTTCCCGAAGAAGGGCTTGATGTCGCCCGCGGAGAACTCCTCCACGCTCGCGGTCTCCGTGTTGAAGAGCTCCACGCGCGAAGTCTTGGAGGCGCCGCGGCCCTGATCCACCAGGCGCCCCATGCCCTTGGGCGTCCACACCATGCCGCCCAGGCCGCGCATCAGCTCCGCGACCTCGTCATGGCTGACCGCGGAGCCATTGATGGTGACGCTGTTGGAGGACTCGACGAAGTCCTTGAGCCACACCTTCTTGGGCATGGCGGAGGACAGCGCGTCCAGCATGCGCACCGGCCCGTTGCGGCCCTTGCGCAGCGTGTCCAGCACCGCGAGCTTGCTCTCCACTTCCTTCTTGCGGGCGTTGATGTTGGTCACCTCGCCGATGACCTTCTCCAGCTCCGCGATCTTCGCGCGAGTCTGGGTGATGCCCACCTTGGCCTTCTCCAGCTCGTCGTCGCGGTTCTTGAACCAGAAGTAGTTTCCCACCACCGCGGCGATCAGGGCCAGGGCGTAGATGGCCAGAATCTGCTGGCCCATCTCCCGCTTCTTCACCGCCCGGACGGGCAGCAGGTTGATTCGGATCATCATGTGCGTGATTTCCTCGTGGCCAGAGCGGGATCAGCCCAGCTTGTCGCCCGGACGCCGGAGCGCCAGTCCCACGGCCACCGCGGCCATGGGCGCCACGTCCATGATGAACGCGGGGTCGAACTTGCGGTTGTCCACTTCAATCTTCCGGAACGGGTTGAGGATCTCCACCGGCACGCCGGTCCGCGCCTCGATGGTCTTGAACAGGGCGGGGATCTTCGCGGTGCCGCCGGAGAGGTAGACCTTGGTGAAGTTCGAGTCCGCGGCGGTGCCCGCGTAGAAGTCCAGCGAGCGCTGGATTTCGCCGGCCACCTGCTCCGCCACGCTGGAGAGCACGCGCTCCACGTCCTGGGGAACCACGGCGTCCGCGTCCGCGCGGTTGCCGCCGATCTTCAGCGCCTCCGCCTCCTCATAGGAGACGTTGAGCTGCTTCTGGATCTCTTCGGTGAACTGGTTGCCGCCGATGGTCACGTCACGGGTGAAGACGGTGACGCCGTTGGCGATGATGTTGATGTTCACCACGGAGGCGCCGGCGTTGATGAGGACGACGGTCTCCTTCTCCGGCAGCTCGTAGTTCGTGGAGAACATGTTCTGGACGGCGAACGCGTCCACGTCCACCACCACCGGCGCGAGGCCCGCCTCGGAGACCACGGTGGTGTAGTCGTTGATCATGTCCTTCTTGGCGGCGACGAGCAGGACGTCCATCTGGCCGGTGGCGTCGTTGCCGCCGCCGTCCAGGATCTGCGTGTCGATGTTCACGTCCTTCACGTCGAAGGGGATGTACTGCTCCGCCTCCCACTGGATGCTCTCCTCGAGCTCGTCCTGGCTCATGCGGGGCATCTGGATCTTCTTGATGATGACCGAGTGGCCGGACACGCCGATGGCGACGTCCTTGCCCTTGACCTTCAGCTCGGACATCAGCTCCTGGACGGCCTGAACGATGGCCGTGGAGTTCATGAGCGCGCCGTCCACGATGGCCTCGGGAGGCAGCGGCTTCATTCCGAAGCTCTGGAGCGCGTAGCCGACTTCACCGCGCTTGCGCTGCTCCTTGAGCATGATCATCTTGATCGACGTCGACCCGATATCCAGCCCGAGTGCCAGTTTGCCCTTCGCCATGCGTAACTCCATCGGAGAGGGCGCCAGCGTAGCACCGGCTTGATACCCCTCCTAAAAAGTGCTTGGCGCCCGGCCGCCCTGCGGACGGGGGAGCGCCGTGAAAAGCCGACCACGACCGCGTCCCCCTGACCCACCATCGCGGAGGGCCGATTTTCCGGCTCCGGCCGCGTTCCGTCAAATGCATCAGGAGGAATCCGGGAGGTTGTCCGCCCCCGGCCCCCCTGCCCTCAGGTCCGAGCCCCTTCCGCGTCCGGGTCGATGCCGTACTCCTTGATCTTGTAGAGGAGCGCCCGATGGCTGATGTCCAGCACCTCCGCCGCCCGGGTGCGGTTGCCCTTCGTGCGGCGCAGCGCCGCGCGGATGTAGGACTCCTCCAGCTCCCGGATGGCGCGCTTGAGCGACAGGTCACCACCGGCATGTAGCGGCGCGGCCGTCCCGGCTGGAGCGGGTGCGGAAGCCGCCCACAACTTCTCCGGGAGGCTGCCGGGTGCGACGTGGGTGCCTTCCGCCAGCAGCACGGCGCGCTCCACGGCGTTCTCCAGTTCGCGCACGTTGCCGGGCCAGGCGTAGGCCGTCATCAGGGCCTCGGCCTCCGGGGTGAAGCCCTCCACCGGCGGATCACGATTGAGGTCCCGGTTGAAGCGCTGGAGGAAGGCGCGGGCGAGCAGCGGGATGTCCTCGCGGCGCTCGCGCAGGGGCGGCAGGGTGAGGTTCACGACGTTGAGTCGGTAGTAGAGGTCCTCGCGGAAGTCGCCCTGGGACACCAGCTTGCCCAGGTCGCGCAGCGTGGCGGCCACCACGCGCACGTCCACGCGCTCCACGCGGCTCTCCCCCACCGGGCGGATTTCGCCCTCCTGCAGCACGCGCAGGAGCTTCACCTGCGCGCCCAGGGGAAGCTCCCCCACCTCGTCGAGGAAGAGCGTGCCGCCGTCGGCCTCCGCGAACAGGCCGCGGCGGGCGGTGCGCGCGTCGGTGAAGGCGCCCTTCGCGTGACCAAACAGCTCGCTCTCCAGGAGGCCGTGCGGGATGGCGCCGCAGTTGACGGCGACGAAGGGCATGGCGGCGCGGCGGCTCTGGCCGTGCAGCTCGCGCGCGATGAGCTCCTTGCCGGTGCCGCTCTCCCCGGAGATGAGCACCGTGGTGTCCACGGGCGCCACGCGCGCCACCTGCTTGAGCACCGCCTGGAGCGCGGCGCTCTGCCCCAGGATGTGCCCCCCGGACGTGCCGGGAAGCTGCGCCTCGTGGAGCCGGCGGTTCTGGCGGACCAGCCGCTCGCGCTCCTCCGCCTTGCGCAGGACGAGGACGAGCTCCTCCGGCTTGAAGGGCTTCTGGACGTAGTCGTACGCGCCCGCCTGCACTGCCTCCAGCGCCTGCTCCTGGGAGCCGTACGCGCTCATCACCACCACGGTGAGCTCGGGGTGCTCCGCGAGCGCCGCCCGGAGCACGGACAGGCCGTCCCGCCGGGGCATGCGCACGTCGGTGATGAGGACGTCATAGGCGCGGGCGGACAGCTCGCGCAGGGCCTCGTCACCGTCGGCGACGGCACGCACGTCGTAGCCCTTGTC
This genomic interval carries:
- the pilQ gene encoding type IV pilus secretin PilQ; protein product: MLEQSAVTRGKWIMATAWAVVLASAKVYGADLNTLKDLQVTRTGAGAQVVVTGNRPPTFTVFRLSGPERLVVDLSSADATGIKGHHDGTGPVSGVVAAQFSDARASVGRVLVALDQASQYDVRAEGNRVVISVDGSPVAPAAATAQAPQAPVEAKSADAAPKPAAAQAVAAAPVKDTSAPVEAMVALVPEAGTSSKAAASQAPGRENVVATEADEREVAHPAQRITRLSLDGDALRVATDGEISRYEVLELVDPPRLAVDVYGVGLSAKAPKVKGNLLKDVRVGAHEDKVRLVLVAKGDMPAYRVDRAERGLEVVLGGAVARKPKPAQPRDAVAETEPLRPQPVLAQDAAKPQPAVAQAAPQPAVVEVKDLSFDESPSGGRVQLKLSGATAWKVDRPDPRSAVLTLENARLPKKLERSLDTSALDTPVKMISAFSVPGEGRKVRLVVAADGAIEENVTQGANSLSWRLDVQGVKTEEVAVTQRTAGFTAEAPAYAAEGAPQQARYRGKRVSFEFKDIDIQNLLRVIAEISKRNIVVADDVSGRVTIRLRNVPWDQALDLILRTKQLGQEQVGNIIRIAPLKTLEEEARLRQERKKSLQQQEDLLVSLVPVNYAVAGDMSARVKDVLSDRGSVTVDTRTNVLIIKDIRSNTEKARALVRSLDTQTPQVLIESRIVEASTTFSRALGVQWGGQTRFSTATGNPTGLIFPSAIGVTGGAGGTAPGVPTQPNFAVNLPAAVGEGLGGAMGFAFGSAGGAVQLNLRLSAAETEGTVKTISSPKVTTLDNNTARISQGLSIPFSQTSAGGVNTTFVEARLSLEVTPHITQDGSILMSIAAQNNQPDPSNTGANGQPSIQRKEANTQVLVKDGDTTVIGGIYVRRGSTSRDSVPFLSKIPVLGFFFRSSSETDERQELLIFITPRILNRQTIAQSL
- a CDS encoding pilus assembly protein PilP, which codes for MKTFKSTMTAAVMVLTLSACEDKPAAPPPAPPKAAAPAPAPVEEKTEASAAPTFVYTYSPVGKRDPFRSPLEELGPVARDAPERSCNEPLCVFDLDQLKLVAVVTGDASPLAMVEDPLGRGHIVRRNTRVGRQGGKVTQILRDSVTVTEVFTGAKGELISNPVSLQLKADGAKDPAYNLMTGKNWE
- a CDS encoding type 4a pilus biogenesis protein PilO, with the protein product MEKYLDQLAKAPPAAKFGGLAALVVLLTVANFFSFIQPTEEDIVRRTAERRKLDLELAEKSEIAQNLNERRREMDVLEQKLAEALTELPERRDMEELLAQINDIGKKSGLEISRVEPDKEYVSGNEFFARIPIKMTVSGNYHEIAMFLQEMANMRRIVNVNNIKLDNATLKNEKVVLQSSFLATTFRFIETKKN
- a CDS encoding PilN domain-containing protein — its product is MMIRINLLPVRAVKKREMGQQILAIYALALIAAVVGNYFWFKNRDDELEKAKVGITQTRAKIAELEKVIGEVTNINARKKEVESKLAVLDTLRKGRNGPVRMLDALSSAMPKKVWLKDFVESSNSVTINGSAVSHDEVAELMRGLGGMVWTPKGMGRLVDQGRGASKTSRVELFNTETASVEEFSAGDIKPFFGNIELTNAVQSKPVQAGAPSFVDFKLTLTANYAI
- the pilM gene encoding type IV pilus assembly protein PilM, which translates into the protein MAKGKLALGLDIGSTSIKMIMLKEQRKRGEVGYALQSFGMKPLPPEAIVDGALMNSTAIVQAVQELMSELKVKGKDVAIGVSGHSVIIKKIQMPRMSQDELEESIQWEAEQYIPFDVKDVNIDTQILDGGGNDATGQMDVLLVAAKKDMINDYTTVVSEAGLAPVVVDVDAFAVQNMFSTNYELPEKETVVLINAGASVVNINIIANGVTVFTRDVTIGGNQFTEEIQKQLNVSYEEAEALKIGGNRADADAVVPQDVERVLSSVAEQVAGEIQRSLDFYAGTAADSNFTKVYLSGGTAKIPALFKTIEARTGVPVEILNPFRKIEVDNRKFDPAFIMDVAPMAAVAVGLALRRPGDKLG
- a CDS encoding sigma-54 dependent transcriptional regulator, which produces MPLFRTVLVADDEPSIRHILTLVLTDKGYDVRAVADGDEALRELSARAYDVLITDVRMPRRDGLSVLRAALAEHPELTVVVMSAYGSQEQALEAVQAGAYDYVQKPFKPEELVLVLRKAEERERLVRQNRRLHEAQLPGTSGGHILGQSAALQAVLKQVARVAPVDTTVLISGESGTGKELIARELHGQSRRAAMPFVAVNCGAIPHGLLESELFGHAKGAFTDARTARRGLFAEADGGTLFLDEVGELPLGAQVKLLRVLQEGEIRPVGESRVERVDVRVVAATLRDLGKLVSQGDFREDLYYRLNVVNLTLPPLRERREDIPLLARAFLQRFNRDLNRDPPVEGFTPEAEALMTAYAWPGNVRELENAVERAVLLAEGTHVAPGSLPEKLWAASAPAPAGTAAPLHAGGDLSLKRAIRELEESYIRAALRRTKGNRTRAAEVLDISHRALLYKIKEYGIDPDAEGART